From one Candidatus Methanomethylicota archaeon genomic stretch:
- a CDS encoding glycosyltransferase: protein MKIDENYRPKVTVILPTYNEAGIIWEKLDDIYRQDYPKKLLKIVVVDSASADGTPDIVKKWADIHPDVHLSILQEPVRRGMVP from the coding sequence TTGAAGATAGATGAGAACTATAGGCCGAAAGTGACTGTTATCCTTCCGACCTATAATGAGGCTGGAATAATCTGGGAGAAACTTGACGATATATATAGACAGGACTATCCAAAAAAGTTACTCAAAATTGTAGTTGTTGATTCGGCTAGTGCTGATGGAACTCCGGATATTGTTAAGAAATGGGCTGATATCCATCCTGATGTTCATCTGAGCATATTACAAGAACCTGTTAGAAGAGGCATGGTCCCT